In Salana multivorans, a single genomic region encodes these proteins:
- the smpB gene encoding SsrA-binding protein SmpB, giving the protein MSRMKNAERAAKAAAAKGERPAKVVVARNKKALHDYHVDARYEAGIVLTGTEVKSLRAGRASLIDGFVLIDRGEAWLEHVHIAEYAEGTWTNHAPRRKRKLLLHKTEILKLAAKTKEKGYTIVPLELYFLGSHAKVEIALARGKKEWDKRQTLREKQDLREAHRAIRHREIA; this is encoded by the coding sequence ATGTCCCGCATGAAGAACGCCGAGCGCGCGGCGAAGGCTGCCGCCGCCAAGGGCGAGCGACCGGCGAAGGTGGTCGTGGCGCGCAACAAGAAGGCGCTGCACGACTACCACGTCGACGCGCGCTACGAGGCGGGGATCGTGCTGACGGGGACCGAGGTGAAGTCGCTGCGGGCGGGGCGCGCGTCGCTGATCGACGGTTTCGTCCTGATCGACCGTGGTGAGGCGTGGCTCGAGCACGTCCACATCGCCGAGTACGCCGAGGGGACGTGGACCAACCACGCCCCGCGGCGCAAGCGCAAGCTCCTGCTGCACAAGACCGAGATCCTCAAGCTCGCCGCGAAGACCAAGGAGAAGGGGTACACGATCGTGCCCCTCGAGCTGTACTTCCTCGGCTCGCACGCCAAGGTCGAGATCGCGCTCGCGCGCGGCAAGAAGGAGTGGGACAAGCGGCAGACCCTGCGCGAGAAGCAGGACCTGCGCGAGGCGCACCGAGCCATCCGGCACCGCGAGATCGCCTGA
- a CDS encoding DoxX family membrane protein — protein MALRNVPLRLASGAFILNSGLGKLSLTEEAAAGLQAAAAEAFPQVKEMAPAEFGKLLASAEVALGSALLLPFVPRVIAGLGLTGFSGALLWLYHKTPGATLDGVRPTQQGIAMAKDVFLLGIGLALVLDAFRKR, from the coding sequence ATGGCACTGCGTAACGTCCCGCTGCGACTGGCGTCCGGCGCGTTCATCCTCAACTCGGGTCTCGGCAAGCTCTCCCTCACGGAGGAGGCGGCCGCCGGGCTGCAGGCCGCGGCGGCGGAGGCGTTCCCGCAGGTCAAGGAGATGGCGCCGGCGGAGTTCGGCAAGCTCCTGGCCTCGGCCGAGGTCGCGCTCGGCTCGGCCCTGCTCCTGCCGTTCGTGCCGCGCGTCATCGCCGGCCTCGGGCTGACCGGTTTCTCGGGCGCGCTGCTGTGGCTGTATCACAAGACCCCCGGCGCGACGCTCGACGGCGTGCGCCCGACGCAGCAGGGCATCGCGATGGCCAAGGACGTGTTCCTCCTCGGCATCGGGCTCGCCCTCGTGCTGGACGCGTTCCGCAAGCGCTGA
- a CDS encoding N-acetylmuramoyl-L-alanine amidase family protein: MTGVRWARVGSVAALVAAMFVGTGVTGASAAPGEPVAQAAGRVEAQAVPAGEHQVDLEITPSGVGPGSPVTVRWEITGGVEPRIESLRVRSELVSGSLVFTGLVWGTYQPSSAGRAGSQTVTSGAGDWGYLEVTVIDEGVEVTYESERWWVGPSSVPYLELGTVTDTRTGESGAAWVVDGVLLRGGWSRVGDAWIHANEQGFFKRGWARISGAWYWFSPESGQMMTGWRKDSGSWYYLTSSGAMATGWAKVDGRWYLFDRDGARRSGWVRDGGSWYNLRRDDGAMLASTWVTEPDGGMYYLRADGRMCTGWCVVGGVWYFMDGSGRGWQGWLQQGRDWYFLGQLGSSGSPGYMHTGWVSVGGSWYYLEESGRMRTGWLQSGRFWYYLKADGVMATGATWIDGRLNYFSEGGVWSWSR; this comes from the coding sequence ATGACGGGTGTTCGGTGGGCCAGGGTTGGATCGGTGGCCGCGCTCGTGGCTGCGATGTTCGTCGGTACGGGGGTGACGGGGGCGTCCGCCGCACCCGGTGAGCCGGTTGCTCAGGCGGCCGGGCGCGTCGAGGCGCAGGCCGTGCCCGCGGGCGAGCACCAGGTCGACCTGGAGATCACCCCCTCGGGCGTGGGACCGGGGTCGCCCGTGACGGTGCGCTGGGAGATCACCGGCGGCGTCGAGCCGCGCATCGAGTCGCTGCGGGTCCGCAGCGAGCTCGTGAGTGGTTCCCTCGTCTTCACGGGGCTCGTGTGGGGGACCTATCAGCCGAGCTCGGCCGGTCGGGCGGGCAGCCAGACGGTCACGTCCGGCGCCGGCGACTGGGGCTACCTCGAGGTCACCGTGATCGACGAGGGCGTGGAGGTCACCTACGAGTCCGAGCGCTGGTGGGTCGGCCCGAGCTCCGTGCCCTACCTGGAGCTCGGCACCGTGACCGACACCCGGACGGGCGAGTCGGGGGCCGCCTGGGTGGTCGACGGCGTGCTCCTGCGGGGCGGATGGTCCCGTGTCGGAGACGCCTGGATCCACGCCAACGAGCAGGGGTTCTTCAAGCGCGGGTGGGCGAGGATCAGCGGCGCGTGGTACTGGTTCTCGCCGGAGTCCGGGCAGATGATGACGGGCTGGCGCAAGGACTCAGGAAGCTGGTACTACCTGACGTCGAGCGGTGCGATGGCGACGGGGTGGGCAAAGGTCGACGGACGCTGGTACCTCTTCGACCGGGATGGCGCCCGACGATCGGGCTGGGTCCGCGACGGCGGCTCCTGGTACAACCTCCGGCGTGACGACGGCGCCATGCTGGCGAGCACCTGGGTGACCGAGCCCGACGGGGGGATGTACTACCTGAGGGCCGACGGCCGGATGTGCACGGGCTGGTGCGTCGTCGGCGGAGTCTGGTACTTCATGGACGGCTCCGGCCGCGGCTGGCAGGGCTGGTTGCAGCAGGGCCGCGACTGGTACTTCCTCGGCCAGCTCGGTTCCTCGGGTTCGCCGGGCTACATGCACACCGGCTGGGTCAGCGTCGGTGGGAGCTGGTACTACCTGGAGGAGTCCGGACGGATGAGGACGGGCTGGCTCCAGTCCGGACGGTTCTGGTACTACCTCAAGGCCGACGGGGTCATGGCGACGGGTGCCACCTGGATCGACGGCCGCCTCAACTACTTCAGCGAGGGCGGCGTGTGGAGCTGGTCCCGCTAG
- a CDS encoding Ig domain-containing protein encodes MSSRAFALDRSALAPSGVRGSVRSLLALLVAMLLALPVLLVATAQPASAAITTIAFEAPGTTGVQLGNLASRTQGKPVATSGIGPYTVRGTDSRTELPYEFVTDSDYGGLSEWTMPGWAREGLERESLSTYFISQTGQTYDGRTGVLWLASQIECTRNNLTTGVETYCSTFGPDVWTEPFDAQVGQAVSFDWAAHAVIDDYEIYAFLVRVDGEGYGTEADHTLLAYGRGTAQGWTTTSLDVPADGTYRFRFVNGSYDRSGGWALGSDMYLDAAVKVGLANPIAFDGLPDRIVGAAPFDVAATAPGGPVSFASGTPGVCTVSGTTVTLTGTTGICSVVANQPGDGVDYVAAETVTRSFRVLSEPTAPINAGLPYITGTVAEGETVTAHPGTWTDGGSPITGTAFQWVSTVDGVSTPLEGETAETCFLVASPGSELTVTVTQTNAAGSSSASSAALSGYTCAQPAAPQWANGGLGPVELGVPVEVTFTATGVLAPTYELVAGELPEGLEFDPATGIVSGTPTQPGPYEFTLRATNAAGTDDLVVSGVVGVAPGAVTGGPDAFVVGQPAGGSVSASGVPAPTYAVTAGALPPGVTLDPVTGAFLGSPTTPGTYSFTITASNGFGEPTSIELTGTVAPAPSPSVSASASPSISTTSPSPSTSPTAGDLSNTGVSPAVPALVAVLLLVVGALGLMAQRRRSALR; translated from the coding sequence ATGTCTTCTCGCGCCTTCGCGCTCGATCGGTCTGCGCTCGCCCCGTCCGGGGTCCGCGGATCGGTCCGCTCCCTCCTCGCCCTCCTCGTGGCCATGCTGCTCGCCCTGCCGGTGCTGCTCGTCGCCACGGCCCAGCCCGCGTCCGCCGCGATCACCACGATCGCCTTCGAGGCCCCCGGCACGACCGGCGTCCAGCTCGGCAACCTCGCCAGCCGGACGCAGGGCAAGCCGGTCGCGACGAGCGGGATCGGCCCCTACACCGTGCGCGGCACCGACTCGCGCACCGAGCTCCCGTACGAGTTCGTCACCGACAGCGACTACGGCGGCCTGTCCGAGTGGACGATGCCGGGCTGGGCGCGCGAGGGCCTCGAGCGGGAGTCGCTCTCCACCTACTTCATCTCCCAGACGGGCCAGACCTACGACGGCCGGACGGGTGTCCTGTGGCTCGCCTCGCAGATCGAGTGCACCCGCAACAACCTCACCACGGGAGTCGAGACCTACTGCTCCACCTTCGGGCCGGACGTGTGGACCGAGCCGTTCGACGCGCAGGTCGGCCAGGCGGTGTCGTTCGACTGGGCGGCGCACGCCGTGATCGACGACTACGAGATCTACGCCTTCCTCGTCCGGGTCGACGGCGAGGGCTACGGCACCGAGGCCGATCACACGCTCCTCGCCTACGGCCGCGGCACGGCGCAGGGCTGGACGACGACGAGCCTCGACGTTCCGGCCGACGGCACCTACCGGTTCCGCTTCGTCAACGGTTCCTACGACCGGAGCGGGGGCTGGGCGCTCGGCTCGGACATGTACCTCGACGCCGCGGTGAAGGTCGGCCTGGCCAACCCCATCGCGTTCGACGGGCTGCCGGACCGGATCGTCGGCGCCGCGCCGTTCGACGTCGCGGCGACCGCTCCGGGCGGCCCGGTCTCCTTCGCCTCCGGCACGCCGGGCGTCTGCACCGTGTCCGGCACGACCGTGACGCTCACCGGTACGACCGGCATCTGCAGCGTCGTGGCGAACCAGCCGGGCGACGGCGTCGACTACGTGGCCGCGGAGACCGTCACGCGCTCCTTCCGCGTGCTCAGCGAGCCGACGGCCCCGATCAACGCCGGCCTGCCCTACATCACGGGGACGGTCGCCGAGGGCGAGACGGTCACCGCGCACCCGGGCACCTGGACGGACGGCGGGTCGCCGATCACCGGGACCGCCTTCCAGTGGGTGAGCACCGTCGACGGCGTCAGCACCCCGCTCGAGGGCGAGACCGCCGAGACGTGCTTCCTCGTCGCGTCCCCCGGCAGCGAGCTGACCGTGACCGTGACCCAGACCAACGCGGCCGGGTCGTCCTCGGCGAGCTCCGCCGCGCTGAGCGGCTACACCTGCGCCCAGCCCGCCGCGCCGCAGTGGGCGAACGGGGGCCTCGGTCCCGTCGAGCTCGGCGTCCCGGTCGAGGTCACGTTCACCGCGACCGGCGTCCTCGCGCCGACCTACGAGCTGGTCGCCGGTGAGCTGCCGGAGGGCCTGGAGTTCGACCCCGCCACCGGGATCGTCAGCGGGACGCCGACGCAGCCCGGCCCCTACGAGTTCACGCTCCGCGCGACGAACGCCGCCGGGACCGACGACCTGGTGGTCAGCGGTGTCGTCGGCGTCGCCCCCGGTGCGGTCACCGGCGGTCCGGACGCGTTCGTCGTCGGTCAGCCGGCCGGCGGCTCGGTCTCCGCGTCCGGCGTGCCGGCGCCGACCTACGCCGTGACCGCTGGCGCGCTGCCCCCGGGCGTCACGCTCGATCCCGTCACGGGTGCCTTCCTCGGCAGCCCGACGACGCCGGGCACCTACTCGTTCACGATCACGGCGAGCAACGGGTTCGGCGAGCCGACGAGCATCGAGCTCACGGGAACGGTCGCTCCGGCACCGAGCCCGTCGGTGTCGGCCTCGGCCTCGCCGTCCATCTCGACGACGTCGCCCTCGCCCTCGACCTCGCCGACCGCCGGCGACCTCTCGAACACCGGTGTCTCGCCGGCCGTCCCCGCGCTCGTGGCGGTGCTGCTGCTCGTCGTCGGCGCGCTGGGGCTCATGGCTCAGCGTCGTCGCAGCGCGCTCCGGTAG